The genomic window ACCCGCCGACCAGCGACGCGACCGCCCACATGGCCAGCACGGCTCCGGTCCAGCCGACCTCGCCGCTGGACCGCAGCACGGCGACCACCGCGACGTCGGTGCCGCCGAGCACCAGGGTGGCGGCGAGGCTCACCGCCAGCACGGCGAGCAGCCGGGGCGTGAGCCATTCGCGGCGGGGCACCTTCCGGTGCGGGCCCGCCGGCTCGTCGGCGCTGCGGGTGGGCGGGTTCAACAGCCAGAACGCGACGCCGGAGGCGACGATCCCGGCACCGACCGCCCAGAGGGTGGTGCGGGGGGAGATGGCGGTGGCCAGCGCCACGGCGAGCGCCGGACCGACCATGAACGACAGCTCGACCGACATCGAGTCCAGCGCGTACGCCGGGCGGCGGCGCTCGACCGGGACCAGCGCGGCCACCGACTGACGGACGACCGAGAAGACCGGCAGGGCGAGCAGCCCGGCCAGGAACGCGGCCGGCAGCAGCACCGGGTACGACAGCGCGGGGGCGCTGGCCCAGAAGACCGCCTCGGCGACGGTGGTCAGGACGAGGACCGGTCGCAGTCCGCGCCGGTCCACCAGCCGGCCGAGCAGGGGCGAGCCCAGCGCGGCGCCGATGGTCGATGCTGCGCCGACCAGGCCGGCCGCGCCGTATCCCCGGCCGAGGTCGAGCACGACGTAGAAGGTGAGCGTCACCCCGGTCGCGGTGAGCGGGATGCGCGCCAGCACCGACACCAGCAGCAGCGACCGGAGACCGGGCAGGGCGAGTGCCTGCCGGTAAGGCTTCAAGTTCACGACGGTCCGTACCTCCGGCGCCATCCTCGACCGGGGGTACGACAGCCGCAAGCGATTACCTCCTCAAGCGGTCCTGATCACAGGCTCGCCGACCGTGGAGACCCCGGCGCCGTCCATCGCCCGCAGCGCCACGTCGAGGGTCGCCGGCGCGACCGCGGCGGTGAGATCCAGCAGCACCGTGGTGCCGAAGCCCTCCTGGACGGCGTCCAGTGCGGTGGCCCGGACGCAGTGGTCGGTGGCGATGCCGACCACCTCCACCCGGTCCACCCCCCGCGCCCGCAGCCAGTCGGCCAGGCACTCGCCGTCGTCCGCGTGCCCCTCGAAGCCCGAGTACGCGGCCGCGTGCTCGCCCTTGTGGAAGATCGCCTCCACCCGCCCGGTCTCCAGGTTCTGGTGGAACTCGGAGCCGGCGGTGCCGACCACGCAGTGCCGGGGCCAGGAGTCGACGTAGTTCGGCGGCTCACCGAAGTGCGCACCGGGGTCGACGTGGTAGTCCTTGGTGGCGACCACGTGGTCCCACCGGTCCGGCTCGCCGGCGAGCAGCCGGGAGATGCCGGCCGCCACGTCTGCCCCGCCGGCCACCGCGAGGGACCCGCCCTCGCAGAAGTCGTTCTGCACGTCCACGATGATCAGCGCGTTCGCCATCGGCGTGGCTCCTTCCGAGCGTTCAGGTCGCGGGTACGACGGTCACCGGTACGGCGGGGTCGCCGCCGGAGAGCTTCAGGCCCTCCCACGGGATGGAGATCAGGCACTGCCGCAGGTGCTCCCGCGACTCGTCCAGCGTCGGCAGCGCCACGGGCTCGCCGTCGACCACGAACGAGCGCTGGAGGAGCCGGTCGTTGGGCTGCCGGTCCGGTACGCCCTGCGGGACGATTATCTCGTCGGTGGCGGTGCCGGTGGGCTTGTGCCGGCGTACCGCCACCTTCCGGCCGCCGATGGTGGCCTTGTGCTCGGAGCGCTTGACCACCGGCCGCCCGTCCACCTCGACCAGTTTGTAGACCAGGCCGGCGGTGGGCGCGCCGGAGCCGGTCACCACGGCGGTGCCGGCGCCGTACATGTCGACCGGCTCGGCGGCGAGCGAGGCGATCGAGTACTCGTCGAGGTCGCCCGAGACGATGATCTTGGTTTCGGTGGCGCCGAGCGAGTCGAGCAGTTCCCGGGACTGCTGGGCGATCACCGCCAGGTCGCCGGAGTCGATCCGGATCGCCCGCAGCTCCGGCCCGGCCACCTCGATCGCGTTGCGGATGCCCTGGCTGATGTCGTACGTGTCGACCAGCAGCGTCGTGTCCTTGCCCAGCGTGGCGACCTGCGAGGCGAACGCCGCCTTCTCATCGTCGTGCAGCAGGGTGAACGCGTGCGCGGCGGTGCCGGCGGTGGGGATGCCGTACCGCTGGCCGGCGGCCAGGTTCGAGGTGAACCGGAAACCGGCCAGGTACGCGGCCCGGGCCGCGGCCACCGCCGCCTCCTCGTGCGCCCGCCGGGACCCCATCTCGATCAGGGCCCGGCCCCGGGCGGCGGTCACCATCCGGGCGGCCGCCGCGGCGACCGCGCAGTCGTGGTTGAGCACCGACAGCACCAGCGTCTCCAGCACCACACACTCGGCGAAGCCGCCGGAGACGGTGAGGATCGGGGAGTTGGGGAAGAAGAGCTCGCCCTCGGCGTACCCGTCGACGTCGCCGGTGAAGCGGTAGTTGGCCAGCCAGTCGGCGGCGCGGTCGTCCACCACCCCGGTGCGGCGCAGGAAGTCGACCTCGTCGTCGTCGAACCGGAAGTCCCGGATCATCTCGACCAGCCGCCCGGTGCCGGCGACCACCCCGTAGCGGCGGCCCGCCGGCAGCCGCCGGCTGAACACCTCGAAGACGCAGCGGCGGTCGGCCGTGCCGTCCCGCAGGGCGGCGCTGACCATGGTCAGCTCGTAGTGGTCGGTCAGCAGCGCGGGGCGAAGGGTGCTCACCGGTCCAGCCTAGAGTTCAGGCGAGATCCCCGCCGTCGTGGCCCGGCATCGACCGGAGCACCGCCCTCAGCTCGGCCCGCCCGGCCACACCCAGCTTGCTGTAGACGCGCTGGAGGTGGTTCTCCACCGTCCGGCTGGAGAGGTAGAGCCGCTCCGCGATGGCCCGGCTGGTCACCCCGTCGGCGGCGAGGCGGGCCACCTCCCACTCGCGGTCGCTCAACGCCGGCCGGAGCTGTCGCAGCGCCGGCGTGGAGATCCGGTCGCAGCCGCCGAGCAGGGCGGCGAGCCGCTCCCGCGCCGGGCCGGTGGTGGCGGAGCGGCTCTGCCGCAGCCGGTGCAGCGCCATCGCGACCGCGTCGGCGGCGTACACGGTCAGGCCGAGCCCGGCCAGGCCCTCGGCGACGGCGAGCAGGTCGGTGGGGGAGTCCGCCACGGCGGCGCGGGCGTATCGGGCGAGCAGCGGCGGCAGCACCCCGTCGACCTGCTCGCAGAGCTCGGTCAGGCGTTGCGCCACCGTGCGCCGGCTGCCGTCGGTGCAGGTCGGGCCGACCGGGGCGGCGGCCTGGTCCAGCCGGACCAGGTCGAGCAGGACCAGCACCTCGTGGCCGGTGAGCCCGTCGGCGCGGAGCCGGTCGGCGAGCTGGCCGAGGTGCTTGGCCGCGCCGGGCAGGTCGCCGCTCGCCGCGAGCACCGCGCCCCGGGCCTGCTCCAGCCAGGGGTAGAGCACCGCCATCCCCGGGGCGTGGGTGCGGTCCGCCTCGGCCATCGCCTCCGCGGCGTGTAACGGGTCGCCGCGCAGCGCCGCCGCCTGGGCGCGCTCGGCGTGCGCCAGCCCGGCGTACACCCGGCTGGTGGCGAGTACCGCGCAGGCGCCCAGGCTGGTCTTCAGCGCCTCGTCGCTCTGCCCGCGCAGCCGCGCCGCGTACGCCTGGAGGATGGCCAGGTAGCCGCTGCCGAGCCGGAAGTCGCCGGCGCCCGCGAGGTCGGCGAACTCGTCCGCCACGATCGCGTCGATGCCGGCCAGGTCCCCGGAGAGCGCGAGCCGGGTGCCCCGCGCCAGCTCCATGGCGAGCTGGAGGTACGGCATGTCGCCCCGCCAGCGCGCCGCCTCGGCCTGCACCCGGGCGACCGCGGTCGCGCTGCGCCGGAACCGGCCCTGGGCGGCCTGGAGGTGGGCGATGGTGCACCGGGCCAGCTCCCGGGCGGCCACCGAGGCGGCCGGGCGGTCCAGCACGCCCTGGGCCAGCCGCAGCGCGGCGGTGGTGTCCAGCCGGTGCAGCCGCATGATGGCCTCGAAGGCGCGGACCCGGGCCAGGTCGGCCAGGTCGGTCAGCTCCTCGCTGCGGGCGGCGATCTCCTCCACCGTGGACTCCCGGCTCAGCCCCCAGTAGCTGACCATGCCGCGCACCGTCAGCCAGCGGCTGCGCCGCCGGTCGGAGCGGACGTCCCCCGCGACCGAGTCGAGCACCTCGATCGCCTCGTCCGGCCGGTCGGCGAACATCAGGATGGTGGCGAGCAGCTCGGCGGCGTCGAACCCGCCCTCGGCCTCCAGCGCCGCCCGGGCCAGCCGGGTCGCCAGCGGCACGTCGTACCGGCCGAAGGCCTGGGCCGCCGCGTCGAGGAGCAGGGCCGGGTCCTGCGCGGTGCCTGAGTCCAGTCGCCACACCGCCACCCGGAGCAGGTCGTCACGACGTCGCTTGCCGACCTGTTCCAGCAGGTCGGCCAGGGTCGCCTGGAGCCGGCGGGTCCGGCTCACCGGGCACTGCCGGCGCATCACCTCGCCGTAGAGCGGGTGGGCGAGCCGCACGTTCAGCCGCCGGTCGTCGTGTACGAGGCTGATCAGGCCGCGTTCCTCGGCGGTCTCCACGTCGGTCGGTTCCACCGCCCGCTCCAGGAGCTGCAGGCCGAGCGGCTCACCGAACGCGACCAGCTCGACCACCGACCGGACGCCGGGGGTGAGCTGGCCGATCCGGGTGTCGATCAGGTCGGTCAGGCTCGGCGCCAGCTCCAGCCGGCCGGTCCACTTCCAGATGCCGTACGTGCGGGTCAGCTCGGCGCCACCGGCGGCGGCCAGCACCAGCTCGCGCAGCAGCAGCGGGTTGCCCGCGGAGAGCCGGAACAGCCGGTCGGCCGAGCCGGCGTCGACCGGCCCGTCGAGGATCGCGGCGAGCAGCCCGGTGGTCTCGGCGGAACTCAGCGGGCCCAGCTCGACCAGGTCGACCAGGTCGTCGGTCCAGAGGGCACGGATCGGCAGCGGGATCTGCTCGCCGTTGCGCAGCGTCCCGAGCACGGTGGCGTTCTCGGCCCGGGAGATCAGGTGCACCAGCGCCGCCGAGGGCGAGTCGAGCAGGTGCGCGTCGTCGATCGCCAGCACGATGGTGCGCCCCGCCGCCTGCTCCTGCAGCAGGTCCACGGCCCAGCGCAGGATGCCGGCGGGGGAGAGGCCCTGGGGCTGGTCGGCCGGGAGCACCTGGACCAGCCCGCCGAAGGGCAGCGCGGCGGTGGTGGCGCTGGCCGAGACCGACCAGATCGCGTACCGGTCGGTGGGCAGGGCGGCGACTCCCTCCCGCAGCAGTCGGCTCTTGCCGACCCCCGCGCTGCCGCTGAAGAGCAGTCCACGCCCCTCCGGACTGCCGACCGCCGACAGCAGACGGTTGAGCTCATCCGTGCGGCCGACGAAGTCCCACCGACTCATCGCAGCAGCATATCGACGGTAATCCGTCCGCGCCTGCTCCGTCACGGAGCGAAGTTGAGTAGTCTGTTGATTACTGGTGAGTATCCGATGTGTTCGGCGGGGTGGGCCTGCGCCCGTACTCTTCCGGCATCCGGATGCCACCGCCGGATTTCCTCGCGACCGGCCCGCAACCCGGTCGCCCGCCCTGGGAGGCCGTCTGATGAAGCCGGGTCGCCTCCGCTCGGCCCATGTCCCCGAGGACGCGGGTGAGTCGACACAGCGGCTGTGCCGCGGGCCGATGCCCACCCGGCTCGGGGTGACCGCCCCGGGCCCGGACGAGCCGCTGGCCGTGGTGGCCGCCGGTCCGGCCGGCGCCGGCCGGCGCGCGGTGCTCGCCGCCCTGCTCGGGCTGGAGCCCGCGATGCTCGCCGTGCCGGCCGGCAGCTGCCTGCTGGTCAACCACGCACGGGTGCCGACCCGCGCGGCGTACGTGCCGGGCTACCGCCAGCCGCACTCCTACGGCGCCGACCCGGCGGCGGCCGGCCCGGCGCTGGCCCGTCCGCCGCGCCGGGTGGAGCTGAGCGTTCCCGATCCGCTGCTTCGGCACTTCGCCGTGCTCGACACCCCCGACACCGGCCCGCTCGGCGTGGCCGGGGGACGGGTGCTGCTCGACGCGATCGGACGGGCTGGCGCGCTGCTCTTCGTGATCTCCGCCGACCAGGCGTTCACCGCCGCTGAACTGCACCTGCTGGCCGAGGTTGCCCGGGCACCGGTTGAGGTCTTCTTCGTGGTCACCCCGGGGGCGACCGGCTGGGGCCCGGTCCGGGACGGCGGCTCGACGGAGGACACGGGAGCGTCCGTCCCGCTGCCCGTCCGCATCGGGGCCCCGGTCCAGGGCCGGGCCCGGGTTCCGGTCGACCCGGCCGCGGTCTCCGTCGCGGCCCACCGGGCCGCCCTGCTCGCCGCCGTGCCCGGGCTCGCCGCCGCCCGCTGGTACCCGGTTCGCCAGGGCGAGGACGCGGCGCTGCGCCGGGCCCTGGTCGGCTGGGCCGCCGACGAGGGGCTGCGCCGCGCCAGCGTGCAGCCGCCCGTGCTGCCGGGCGAGCACGGCCGGGTGAACGTGGTGCCGGGCTTCGACCCGGGTGACCTCGGCGACGGGCTGGACCGCCAGATCCGCTCCTGCGCTCAGCGGATCCGCCAGCACCTGGCCCTGGAGCTGGCCAACATCCACCTCCGGGTGGTGCAGGAGATCGTCTTCGGGGTCGGCCCCGCCGGCCTGCCGGAGCTGCTCGACCGGGAGTTGGAGGCCCTGTCGCTGCTCGCCACCGCCCAGTGCGACCAGGCCGTCCGGACCGTCCTCGACGAGGCGGCCGCCCGGGTCTTCGGCGCGCCCCTCGCCGAGGGGGTGCGTCGCCGGATCGTCAAGGCGGTGCGCTGGGGACTCGCCGACCCCCCGGCCGGTCGGGAGCTGGACCGGGTCCTCCTGGTCACCAGCACCGCCGGGGTGGCCGGGTTGAGCGGCGCGGGCGCCATCGACGCGCTGGCCGGCTTTCCCGGTGCGGAGCGCGTCGAGGCCCTGCCGCCGGTCGGGGTGGCCCTCTCCGGGGGCTGCTGGCAGCACTGGCGCGGGCCCGGCACCGACGACCCGAACGGTGCCCGCTCCTGGGCGCAGCGGGCGCTGCGCGAGGTGGAGCTGGAGCTCTCCAGCGAGGTTTCCCGCCGTTTCGAGGTGATCCGTCTCTCGTTGGGCGCGGTGCTCACCGATGCTGTCGACCACGGCATCCTGCTCGCCTGAGGTCGGCTGCGCCGACCCGTCGCCGGCCGCCCGGGAGGGTGATCCGGGCCGGCCCGGCGTTCCGGTTCATCGCTTCGCCGAATCCGGTGGCACGATGGGGGGCATGGCGGCTCCACAGGTTGCACCGGTCGAGACGCCGGACACCGACGAGGTGCCGGTCTCCGACCGGCCATGGGTGACGATCGTGTGGGACGACCCGGTCAATCTGATGACGTACGTGACCTGGGTCTTCCAGAAGCTTTTCGGATACAGCCGGGAGAAGGCCGAGCAGCTCATGCTGGACGTGCACCACAAGGGTCGGGCCGTGGTGTCCACCGGCGCCCGGGAGCGGATGGAGCACGACGCGTCGCAGCTGCACGCGTACGGGCTCTGGGCGACGGTGGACCGGTCGTGAGTATGTTCCGTCGCCACGGCGACCGGTACGTCGCCAACCTCGCCCTGGACGAGGTCCGGGTGCTGCGGAAGGTCGCCTCCGAGGTGGTCGGCCTGCTCACCGACGGTTTCGACCACAGCGACCCGGTGGTGAGCCGACTCTTCCCCGAGGTCTACCCGGACGACTCGGCGAGCACCGCCGAGTTCCGCCGGTACACCGAGGGTGACCTGAAGACCGCCAAGATCGACCAGGCCGGCGCGATCCTCGCCGCCCTGCCCGACTCCGGCGAGGCCGGCGGCGAGGTGCGTCTCGACGCCGAGGCGGCCGAGGCGTGGCTGCGCGCGCTCAACGACGCCCGGCTCGCGATGGGAGTCCGCCTGGAGATCAAGGACGGCACGGACCTGGGGGAGGAGCTCGACGACGCGGTCGCCGAGGACCCGACCTCCT from Micromonospora kangleipakensis includes these protein-coding regions:
- a CDS encoding MFS transporter, translated to MAPEVRTVVNLKPYRQALALPGLRSLLLVSVLARIPLTATGVTLTFYVVLDLGRGYGAAGLVGAASTIGAALGSPLLGRLVDRRGLRPVLVLTTVAEAVFWASAPALSYPVLLPAAFLAGLLALPVFSVVRQSVAALVPVERRRPAYALDSMSVELSFMVGPALAVALATAISPRTTLWAVGAGIVASGVAFWLLNPPTRSADEPAGPHRKVPRREWLTPRLLAVLAVSLAATLVLGGTDVAVVAVLRSSGEVGWTGAVLAMWAVASLVGGFAYGAVSRSFSPLALMAALSLCTIPVGLGGSHWWLLCLALVPAGALCAPTIAATSDAVSRLAPAGVRGEAMGLHGSAVTVGIAVGAPLAGAVIDASAPLWGFAVTGAIGVLVALVVLPVELRHRRETAGEAVPAELVTVTT
- a CDS encoding isochorismatase family protein, whose protein sequence is MANALIIVDVQNDFCEGGSLAVAGGADVAAGISRLLAGEPDRWDHVVATKDYHVDPGAHFGEPPNYVDSWPRHCVVGTAGSEFHQNLETGRVEAIFHKGEHAAAYSGFEGHADDGECLADWLRARGVDRVEVVGIATDHCVRATALDAVQEGFGTTVLLDLTAAVAPATLDVALRAMDGAGVSTVGEPVIRTA
- a CDS encoding nicotinate phosphoribosyltransferase; the encoded protein is MSTLRPALLTDHYELTMVSAALRDGTADRRCVFEVFSRRLPAGRRYGVVAGTGRLVEMIRDFRFDDDEVDFLRRTGVVDDRAADWLANYRFTGDVDGYAEGELFFPNSPILTVSGGFAECVVLETLVLSVLNHDCAVAAAAARMVTAARGRALIEMGSRRAHEEAAVAAARAAYLAGFRFTSNLAAGQRYGIPTAGTAAHAFTLLHDDEKAAFASQVATLGKDTTLLVDTYDISQGIRNAIEVAGPELRAIRIDSGDLAVIAQQSRELLDSLGATETKIIVSGDLDEYSIASLAAEPVDMYGAGTAVVTGSGAPTAGLVYKLVEVDGRPVVKRSEHKATIGGRKVAVRRHKPTGTATDEIIVPQGVPDRQPNDRLLQRSFVVDGEPVALPTLDESREHLRQCLISIPWEGLKLSGGDPAVPVTVVPAT
- a CDS encoding LuxR C-terminal-related transcriptional regulator; amino-acid sequence: MSRWDFVGRTDELNRLLSAVGSPEGRGLLFSGSAGVGKSRLLREGVAALPTDRYAIWSVSASATTAALPFGGLVQVLPADQPQGLSPAGILRWAVDLLQEQAAGRTIVLAIDDAHLLDSPSAALVHLISRAENATVLGTLRNGEQIPLPIRALWTDDLVDLVELGPLSSAETTGLLAAILDGPVDAGSADRLFRLSAGNPLLLRELVLAAAGGAELTRTYGIWKWTGRLELAPSLTDLIDTRIGQLTPGVRSVVELVAFGEPLGLQLLERAVEPTDVETAEERGLISLVHDDRRLNVRLAHPLYGEVMRRQCPVSRTRRLQATLADLLEQVGKRRRDDLLRVAVWRLDSGTAQDPALLLDAAAQAFGRYDVPLATRLARAALEAEGGFDAAELLATILMFADRPDEAIEVLDSVAGDVRSDRRRSRWLTVRGMVSYWGLSRESTVEEIAARSEELTDLADLARVRAFEAIMRLHRLDTTAALRLAQGVLDRPAASVAARELARCTIAHLQAAQGRFRRSATAVARVQAEAARWRGDMPYLQLAMELARGTRLALSGDLAGIDAIVADEFADLAGAGDFRLGSGYLAILQAYAARLRGQSDEALKTSLGACAVLATSRVYAGLAHAERAQAAALRGDPLHAAEAMAEADRTHAPGMAVLYPWLEQARGAVLAASGDLPGAAKHLGQLADRLRADGLTGHEVLVLLDLVRLDQAAAPVGPTCTDGSRRTVAQRLTELCEQVDGVLPPLLARYARAAVADSPTDLLAVAEGLAGLGLTVYAADAVAMALHRLRQSRSATTGPARERLAALLGGCDRISTPALRQLRPALSDREWEVARLAADGVTSRAIAERLYLSSRTVENHLQRVYSKLGVAGRAELRAVLRSMPGHDGGDLA
- the clpS gene encoding ATP-dependent Clp protease adapter ClpS, with translation MAAPQVAPVETPDTDEVPVSDRPWVTIVWDDPVNLMTYVTWVFQKLFGYSREKAEQLMLDVHHKGRAVVSTGARERMEHDASQLHAYGLWATVDRS
- a CDS encoding DUF2017 domain-containing protein, producing the protein MFRRHGDRYVANLALDEVRVLRKVASEVVGLLTDGFDHSDPVVSRLFPEVYPDDSASTAEFRRYTEGDLKTAKIDQAGAILAALPDSGEAGGEVRLDAEAAEAWLRALNDARLAMGVRLEIKDGTDLGEELDDAVAEDPTSSRVFQLSVYAYLGYLQESLLNALID